In Salinibacterium sp. dk2585, a single window of DNA contains:
- a CDS encoding MGMT family protein translates to MPESAPHPDDEFATHVLGIVAAIPPGRVMTYGDVASVLASRGARVVGNILATSGSDLPWWRVIRAGGLAPMGKEDRALEHYREEGTPLRWLADGTFRVDLGAARHAP, encoded by the coding sequence ATGCCCGAGTCGGCTCCTCACCCGGACGACGAGTTCGCGACGCACGTGCTCGGCATCGTCGCGGCGATCCCGCCGGGACGCGTCATGACCTACGGCGATGTCGCATCCGTTCTCGCCTCACGAGGAGCGCGTGTCGTGGGCAACATCCTGGCGACGAGCGGCAGCGACCTGCCCTGGTGGCGGGTCATCCGCGCGGGCGGCCTGGCACCGATGGGCAAGGAGGACCGCGCGCTCGAGCACTATCGCGAGGAGGGAACGCCCCTCCGCTGGCTCGCCGACGGCACGTTCCGCGTGGACCTGGGAGCGGCCCGCCACGCTCCCTGA
- a CDS encoding GNAT family N-acetyltransferase: MGELRLEELSAANAAAANGLSLKPGQEQFIAPVTYAMADPFLNPSTTWSRVVLDADDEVVGFVLANFDEDALEEEFRSCIWRMNVAADAQGGGVGRFLVEQATDEARRRGFDRITVIWESGDEGPEDFFLHVGFKVIGETQYGEKIGAIET; this comes from the coding sequence ATGGGCGAACTCAGACTTGAAGAGCTATCCGCTGCCAACGCCGCCGCGGCGAACGGGCTGAGCCTGAAGCCGGGCCAGGAGCAGTTCATTGCGCCGGTCACCTATGCGATGGCCGACCCCTTCCTCAACCCCAGCACGACCTGGTCGCGCGTGGTGCTCGACGCTGACGACGAGGTCGTCGGCTTCGTGCTCGCGAACTTCGACGAGGATGCGCTGGAGGAGGAGTTCCGGAGTTGCATCTGGCGCATGAACGTCGCCGCGGATGCCCAGGGTGGCGGCGTGGGTCGCTTCCTCGTCGAACAGGCCACGGATGAGGCGCGGCGCCGCGGCTTTGACCGCATCACCGTGATCTGGGAGTCGGGCGACGAAGGTCCGGAGGACTTCTTCCTGCACGTCGGCTTCAAGGTCATCGGCGAGACCCAGTACGGCGAGAAGATCGGCGCCATCGAGACCTGA
- a CDS encoding acyl-CoA dehydrogenase family protein — translation MHFEYDETTKDYIARVEKFMAEAIYPAESVLEEQLAANPERWSAAPIVAELRAEARSRDLWNMFLPASAGSSDGGAGLTNLQYAPICEILGRSPKLGPAATNCAAPDTGNMEILREFGTPEQKEQWLKPLLGAEIRSAFCMTEPDVASSDATNIATSIRREGDEYVINGRKWWSTGAMNPDAAIFIVMGKTDPEAERHRQQSMVLVPRDTPGVTVVRALTYFGFDDRDHGGHAEVLFEDVRVPVTNILKGEGEGFAIAQARLGPGRIHHCMRAIGLAERALDLARERANSRTAFHRTLAEQGVIREWMAEARIAIEANRLLVLKTAWLMDTVGNRAAHAEIQAIKVSVPRMLETIVDRTIQIFGAAGGSQDFPLAEMYATARALRIADGPDEVHLSALGKAELRRTH, via the coding sequence ATGCATTTCGAATACGACGAGACGACGAAGGACTACATCGCCAGGGTCGAGAAGTTCATGGCCGAGGCGATCTACCCGGCGGAGTCCGTGCTCGAGGAGCAGCTCGCCGCGAACCCCGAGCGGTGGTCGGCCGCGCCCATCGTCGCCGAGCTTCGCGCTGAGGCGCGCAGCCGCGACCTGTGGAACATGTTCCTCCCCGCATCCGCCGGCAGCAGCGATGGCGGCGCCGGACTGACGAACCTCCAGTACGCGCCGATCTGCGAGATCCTCGGCCGCAGCCCCAAGCTCGGCCCCGCGGCCACCAACTGTGCCGCCCCCGACACGGGCAACATGGAGATCCTGCGCGAGTTCGGCACACCCGAGCAGAAGGAGCAGTGGCTGAAGCCCCTCCTGGGCGCGGAGATCCGGTCGGCGTTCTGCATGACGGAGCCGGATGTCGCGTCCTCCGACGCCACCAACATCGCCACGAGCATCCGCCGCGAGGGTGACGAGTACGTCATCAACGGCCGCAAGTGGTGGTCGACGGGCGCCATGAACCCGGATGCCGCGATCTTCATTGTCATGGGCAAGACCGACCCCGAGGCCGAGCGCCACCGCCAGCAGAGCATGGTGCTCGTGCCCCGCGACACCCCCGGCGTCACGGTCGTGCGTGCGCTGACCTACTTCGGCTTCGACGACCGCGACCACGGAGGTCACGCCGAGGTGCTCTTCGAGGATGTGCGCGTGCCCGTCACAAACATCCTCAAGGGCGAGGGCGAGGGCTTCGCGATCGCCCAGGCCCGCCTCGGCCCCGGCCGCATCCACCACTGCATGCGGGCGATCGGCCTCGCCGAGCGCGCCCTCGACCTCGCACGGGAGCGTGCCAACAGCCGCACCGCCTTCCACCGCACGCTGGCGGAGCAGGGCGTCATCCGCGAGTGGATGGCCGAGGCCCGCATCGCGATCGAGGCCAACCGCCTCCTCGTGCTCAAGACCGCCTGGCTCATGGACACGGTCGGCAACCGCGCGGCCCACGCCGAGATTCAGGCCATCAAGGTCTCGGTGCCTCGGATGCTCGAGACCATCGTCGACCGCACCATCCAGATCTTCGGCGCCGCCGGTGGTTCGCAGGACTTCCCGCTCGCCGAGATGTACGCCACCGCCCGCGCGCTCCGCATCGCCGACGGCCCCGACGAGGTGCACCTGAGTGCGCTCGGCAAGGCCGAACTGCGACGCACCCACTGA
- a CDS encoding ABC transporter substrate-binding protein, translating to MTKPVLRHSLALLAASAVVALAGCAPGATANNGSVELTVGALPSIESAPLFLGQEKGFFADEGIHLRIASLASGTAKMIDPVVDGTYDIAVSDMLTLMAANEDGSELRLLAPAGSASGDTASDFGALVVKEDSPAQQLSDLEGAFVGSNSTGDTNNTVLRSIMDATAGFSYTVQWKEVPFQDASSALDDGTIEAAFLVEPYLTRALNGDKRVLSYVYSEFDPALDVNAYFTSTSFASDRSELLERFRAALAKSIDYAAENPAEVRAIMTSYAETQWNERSGAVLPRYTTEFDVPAATRLANDAVKYLVLKQVPDFDALILD from the coding sequence ATGACGAAGCCTGTCCTGCGCCACTCGCTCGCCCTCCTCGCCGCCTCGGCGGTCGTCGCCCTCGCGGGCTGCGCGCCGGGAGCGACCGCGAACAATGGCTCGGTCGAGCTCACGGTCGGCGCGCTCCCCAGTATCGAGAGCGCGCCGCTCTTCCTCGGGCAGGAGAAGGGATTCTTCGCCGACGAGGGCATCCACCTGCGCATCGCCTCGCTCGCATCCGGCACCGCCAAGATGATCGACCCCGTCGTCGACGGCACCTACGACATCGCCGTCAGCGACATGCTGACGCTCATGGCGGCGAACGAGGACGGCTCGGAACTGCGCCTGCTCGCCCCGGCGGGTTCGGCATCCGGCGACACCGCCTCCGACTTCGGGGCGCTCGTCGTCAAGGAGGACTCGCCAGCCCAACAGTTGAGCGACCTCGAGGGTGCCTTCGTGGGAAGCAACAGCACGGGCGACACCAACAACACCGTCCTGCGCTCGATCATGGACGCCACGGCAGGCTTCTCCTACACGGTGCAGTGGAAGGAGGTGCCGTTCCAGGACGCCTCATCGGCGCTCGACGACGGCACGATCGAAGCGGCTTTCCTCGTCGAGCCATACCTGACGCGGGCGCTCAACGGCGACAAGCGCGTGCTCAGCTACGTCTACTCAGAGTTCGACCCGGCGCTCGACGTCAACGCCTACTTCACCTCGACATCCTTCGCCAGCGACCGCTCGGAGCTGCTCGAACGCTTCAGGGCCGCGCTCGCCAAGTCGATCGACTACGCGGCAGAGAACCCCGCCGAGGTGCGTGCGATCATGACGAGCTACGCCGAGACGCAATGGAACGAACGCTCGGGCGCCGTGCTGCCGCGATACACGACAGAGTTCGATGTGCCCGCGGCCACCCGGCTCGCCAACGACGCCGTGAAGTACCTCGTGCTCAAGCAGGTGCCGGACTTCGACGCCCTGATCCTCGACTAG
- a CDS encoding phosphotransferase family protein, with translation MSEDATGTMTTDSRALPGLDLVALERWLTTNAPEILAGGTLSASIIAGGRSNLTYAIDGALEPLVLRRPPLGHVQKTAHDMAREFRVISALAGSAVPVPRTLLFIDDPAAGVEMPCYLMERVEGRALKSRADNADFSSEQLVRLSHELATVLANLHTIDPAEVGLADFGKAEGFLVRQVDRWGRQYEGSRNRDLPELDALQRELAERVPEARYSSIVHGDFRLDNALVAVDESGEPHIQAVLDWEMATLGDSLTDLGLFGLYWNINSFEGMPPDSVATSVAPGEGYPSFEELVEVYSKAAGIEVPDMSWYLAFAAFKLAVIVEGIHYRYQAGQTVGEGFERMGSIVTPLARAGRRYLTGEA, from the coding sequence GTGAGCGAAGACGCGACGGGGACGATGACGACCGACAGCAGGGCACTTCCTGGGCTCGACCTTGTTGCCCTTGAGCGCTGGCTCACGACGAACGCGCCCGAGATCCTCGCAGGGGGCACGCTCAGCGCAAGCATCATCGCCGGCGGCCGCAGCAACCTGACCTACGCGATCGACGGGGCCCTCGAGCCTCTCGTGCTGCGCCGCCCACCGCTTGGCCACGTGCAGAAGACGGCGCACGACATGGCGCGCGAGTTTCGCGTCATCTCCGCGCTCGCGGGGTCGGCCGTGCCCGTGCCGCGCACGCTCCTCTTCATCGACGACCCAGCCGCGGGCGTCGAGATGCCCTGCTACCTCATGGAGCGGGTCGAGGGCCGGGCGCTCAAATCGCGTGCCGACAACGCCGACTTCTCGAGCGAGCAGTTGGTGCGCCTCAGTCACGAGCTGGCGACGGTGCTCGCGAACCTGCACACGATCGACCCGGCGGAGGTGGGCCTCGCAGATTTCGGCAAGGCAGAGGGCTTCCTTGTGCGTCAGGTCGACCGGTGGGGCCGCCAGTACGAGGGATCGCGCAATCGTGACCTGCCCGAGCTCGACGCGCTCCAGCGCGAGCTTGCCGAGCGAGTTCCCGAGGCTCGCTACTCGTCGATCGTGCACGGTGACTTCCGTCTCGACAACGCGCTGGTCGCTGTCGACGAGTCGGGCGAGCCGCACATCCAGGCGGTGCTCGACTGGGAGATGGCCACACTGGGCGACTCGCTCACCGACCTCGGACTCTTCGGCCTCTACTGGAACATCAACTCCTTCGAGGGCATGCCCCCGGATTCCGTGGCCACCTCGGTCGCACCGGGTGAGGGGTACCCCTCGTTCGAGGAGCTCGTGGAGGTCTACTCAAAGGCCGCCGGCATCGAGGTGCCCGACATGTCGTGGTACCTGGCGTTCGCCGCGTTCAAGCTCGCGGTCATTGTCGAAGGAATCCACTACCGATACCAGGCAGGCCAGACCGTGGGGGAGGGCTTCGAGCGTATGGGCTCGATCGTGACGCCTCTCGCGCGTGCTGGCCGCCGCTACCTCACAGGAGAGGCGTGA
- the ddaH gene encoding dimethylargininase, translated as MAYPSPHLSISRRVLGALATGASIALLAHVTTVFAFFVSAGANPETFASLARYFQNGTLLTFVLLSLAAALEAFRRWYVALPVGLAVAIVSSYLGTLLAVLGEGAALDSDTTDYLAASLIGPNLVFIVACGIFAATVGVAVWRVIAGAPGQDSERRIALVRLPASTLADGEVTHIERSAVDPERADRQWESYVGVLAEHGWDVMEVPVAEGLADSVFVEDTVMTFDDTAVIGIAGTESRRGEAEAVEVIVRGLRLHVEHIEAPGTLEGGDVLTVGRTVYVGSSGRTNAEGIRQLRRIVQPLGFEVVAVPVTKVLHLKTAVSALPDGTVIGYAPNVDEPSLFHRFLSVPEAEGSAVVPLDDATVLVSSAAPGTAALIESLGYTVVTAEISEFEKLEGGVTCLSARIR; from the coding sequence ATGGCGTACCCCTCACCGCACCTGTCCATCTCTCGGCGCGTCCTCGGCGCGTTGGCGACGGGGGCGTCGATCGCGCTGCTCGCCCACGTCACGACCGTCTTCGCGTTCTTCGTTTCGGCGGGTGCCAACCCGGAGACCTTTGCGAGCCTCGCCCGCTACTTCCAGAACGGCACGCTGCTCACCTTCGTGCTCCTGAGCCTCGCGGCCGCGCTCGAGGCATTCCGCCGCTGGTACGTCGCACTTCCCGTCGGGCTCGCTGTCGCGATCGTCTCCTCCTACCTCGGCACGTTGCTTGCGGTCCTGGGTGAGGGCGCGGCGCTCGACAGCGATACGACTGACTACCTCGCGGCCTCGCTGATCGGGCCGAACCTCGTCTTCATCGTGGCCTGCGGCATCTTCGCGGCGACCGTCGGGGTGGCAGTCTGGCGGGTGATCGCCGGCGCACCCGGCCAGGACTCCGAGCGCCGCATCGCACTCGTGCGCCTCCCCGCGAGCACGCTCGCCGACGGCGAGGTGACACACATCGAGCGCAGCGCGGTCGACCCGGAGCGGGCCGACCGCCAATGGGAGTCCTATGTCGGGGTCCTCGCCGAGCACGGCTGGGACGTCATGGAGGTGCCTGTCGCGGAGGGCCTCGCCGATTCGGTGTTCGTCGAAGACACCGTCATGACCTTCGATGACACGGCGGTCATCGGCATCGCTGGCACGGAGTCGCGCAGGGGCGAGGCAGAGGCGGTTGAAGTGATCGTTCGGGGCCTGCGCCTCCACGTGGAGCACATCGAGGCGCCGGGCACCCTCGAGGGCGGCGACGTGCTGACGGTGGGACGCACGGTCTACGTGGGCAGTAGCGGGCGTACGAATGCCGAGGGCATCCGCCAACTCCGTCGCATCGTGCAGCCGCTCGGCTTCGAGGTCGTCGCGGTGCCAGTGACGAAGGTGCTCCACCTCAAGACGGCGGTCTCGGCGCTGCCGGATGGCACGGTCATCGGATACGCACCGAACGTCGACGAGCCCTCGCTGTTCCACCGCTTCCTGTCCGTGCCGGAGGCGGAGGGCTCCGCGGTCGTTCCCCTCGACGACGCGACCGTCCTGGTCTCGAGTGCCGCCCCCGGCACTGCGGCGCTCATCGAGAGCCTCGGCTACACGGTCGTGACAGCCGAGATCTCGGAGTTCGAGAAGCTCGAGGGCGGCGTGACGTGCCTGTCCGCGCGCATCCGCTGA
- a CDS encoding ABC transporter ATP-binding protein, with protein MSTLGVEEERDDFSREENKLLQGRSVRLLGSLVRPLSKTLTLTAAVILVSTIAQVAGPGLIAIGIDRGLPAALEGDWLPLGVTVGIYVVTGILGAVLVAWYTILTARLAQSMLLDLRKRVFLHTQRLSLEFHESYTSGRIISRQTSDLESIKELLGNGLNQLVQGGLYMVFIAIALLIVDWVSGLILLLSLVPLAVLTRWFQVNSRRMFRRTRVSSARMIVKFVETMTGIRAVQAFRRERRNEREFGDLVEDNRDANARVIQLFGTYEPVLILIGNVTLGVVLLVGGLRVADGSLPIGVLLAALLYTRNFFAPAEEMAMFYNSYQSAVAALEKISGVLEELPSVPDPASPKDLREAKGAVRFDGVAFAYAPERVILPEFTLDIPAGQTIALVGTTGAGKSTLAKLISRFYDPSEGAVTLDGVDLRELHPKDLRRAIVMVTQEAYLFSGTVADNIALGRPGATLAEIQDAARAVGAHDFICALPDGYGTDVNKRGGRVSAGQRQLLSFARAFLADPAVLILDEATASLDIPSERLVQRGLQTLLADRTAVIIAHRLSTVEIADRVLVMEHGRIVEDGAPAELIAGDGRFSRMHAAWRESLV; from the coding sequence GTGAGCACGCTCGGTGTCGAGGAGGAGCGCGACGATTTCTCACGCGAGGAGAACAAGCTGCTGCAGGGTCGCTCCGTGCGCCTGCTGGGCTCGCTCGTGCGCCCGCTCTCGAAGACGCTCACGCTGACCGCTGCCGTCATCCTCGTGAGCACGATCGCGCAGGTCGCGGGCCCCGGCCTCATCGCGATCGGCATCGACCGCGGGCTTCCCGCAGCACTCGAGGGTGACTGGCTGCCACTCGGCGTCACGGTCGGCATCTACGTCGTCACGGGCATCCTGGGCGCCGTGTTGGTCGCCTGGTACACGATCCTCACGGCGAGGCTCGCGCAGTCGATGCTGCTCGACCTCCGCAAGCGCGTGTTCCTGCACACGCAGCGCTTGAGCCTCGAGTTCCACGAGAGCTACACCTCTGGCCGCATCATCTCCCGCCAGACGAGCGATCTCGAGTCGATTAAGGAACTGCTCGGCAATGGGCTGAACCAGCTCGTGCAGGGCGGCCTCTACATGGTCTTCATCGCGATCGCGCTGCTCATCGTCGACTGGGTGAGCGGACTCATCCTGTTGCTGTCGCTCGTGCCGCTCGCGGTGCTGACCCGCTGGTTCCAGGTGAATTCGCGACGGATGTTCCGGCGCACGCGCGTCTCCTCGGCCCGCATGATCGTGAAGTTCGTCGAGACCATGACCGGTATCCGCGCGGTGCAGGCCTTCCGCCGGGAGCGTCGCAATGAGCGCGAATTCGGCGACCTCGTCGAGGACAACCGGGATGCCAATGCCCGCGTCATCCAGCTGTTCGGCACCTACGAGCCCGTGCTCATCCTGATCGGCAACGTGACGCTCGGCGTCGTGCTGCTCGTGGGCGGCTTGCGGGTGGCCGACGGCTCGCTGCCGATCGGCGTGCTCCTTGCGGCGCTGCTCTACACCCGCAACTTCTTCGCGCCTGCGGAGGAGATGGCGATGTTCTACAACTCCTACCAGTCGGCGGTAGCCGCGCTCGAGAAGATCTCGGGCGTGCTCGAGGAACTCCCGAGCGTGCCTGATCCGGCGTCGCCCAAGGACCTACGCGAGGCGAAGGGGGCCGTGCGCTTCGACGGGGTGGCCTTCGCGTACGCGCCCGAGCGCGTCATCCTGCCGGAGTTCACGCTCGACATCCCCGCGGGGCAGACGATCGCCCTCGTCGGCACGACGGGTGCGGGCAAGTCGACGCTCGCGAAGCTCATCTCGCGGTTCTATGACCCGAGCGAGGGCGCCGTGACCCTCGACGGCGTCGACCTGCGCGAGCTCCACCCGAAGGACCTGCGCCGCGCGATCGTCATGGTCACGCAGGAGGCCTACCTCTTCAGCGGCACGGTCGCCGACAACATCGCGCTGGGGCGCCCGGGGGCGACGCTCGCCGAGATCCAGGATGCCGCGAGGGCGGTGGGTGCCCACGACTTCATCTGTGCGCTTCCCGACGGTTACGGCACCGACGTCAACAAGCGGGGTGGCAGGGTCTCGGCAGGGCAGCGGCAGTTGCTGTCGTTCGCCCGGGCGTTCCTCGCCGACCCGGCCGTGCTCATCCTTGACGAGGCGACGGCGTCGCTCGACATCCCGAGCGAACGGCTTGTGCAGCGAGGCCTGCAGACGCTCCTCGCCGACCGTACGGCCGTCATCATCGCCCACCGGCTCTCGACCGTCGAGATCGCCGACCGGGTGCTCGTCATGGAACACGGGCGCATCGTCGAGGACGGTGCGCCGGCCGAGCTCATCGCAGGCGATGGCCGCTTCTCGCGAATGCATGCGGCGTGGCGGGAGTCGCTCGTCTGA
- a CDS encoding alcohol dehydrogenase catalytic domain-containing protein: MKITGAVLEEIGRARPYADSRPIAVQELELDAPGAGEILVRIEAAGLCHSDLSVVDGNRVRPVPMLLGHEAAGRVEQLGEGVSDVQVGQRVVMTFLPRCGECAGCRTDGRLPCEVGTKANNAGELVGGERRLHRDGHDVHHHLGVSGFATHAVVNRNSVVPVDDDVPADVAAVLGCAVLTGGGAVINAGHPAEGDTIIVVGLGGVGMAAVLTAVSLGHEVIGVDAVQEKLDRALELGAAAVYSPSELAESGVRAPVVIEAAGNARAFETAIAATAPGGTTVTVGLPAPSATASVSPLGLVAEARTIVGSYLGSAVPERDIPRYAQLWREGKLPVEKLISSRISLEEVNAGMDALADGSAIRQVIVFGE; the protein is encoded by the coding sequence ATGAAGATCACCGGAGCAGTCCTGGAGGAGATCGGCAGGGCCCGTCCCTATGCGGACTCGCGGCCCATCGCCGTGCAGGAGCTGGAACTCGATGCACCTGGCGCGGGCGAGATCCTCGTGCGCATCGAGGCTGCCGGGCTGTGCCACTCCGACCTCTCGGTGGTCGACGGCAACCGCGTGCGGCCTGTTCCCATGCTGCTCGGGCATGAGGCGGCTGGCCGCGTCGAACAGCTCGGCGAGGGTGTGAGCGATGTGCAGGTCGGGCAGCGGGTCGTCATGACCTTCCTGCCCCGCTGCGGCGAGTGCGCGGGATGCCGCACCGATGGTCGCCTGCCCTGCGAGGTCGGCACGAAGGCCAACAATGCGGGCGAACTCGTGGGGGGCGAGCGCCGCCTGCATCGCGACGGGCACGACGTGCACCACCACCTGGGAGTCTCGGGCTTCGCGACGCATGCGGTCGTCAACCGCAACTCCGTCGTGCCCGTCGATGATGATGTGCCGGCGGATGTCGCGGCTGTGCTCGGATGCGCCGTGCTGACCGGCGGGGGCGCCGTGATCAACGCGGGCCATCCGGCCGAGGGTGACACGATCATCGTGGTCGGCCTCGGGGGCGTCGGAATGGCGGCCGTGCTCACGGCGGTATCGCTCGGCCACGAGGTCATCGGCGTCGACGCCGTGCAGGAGAAGCTCGATCGGGCGCTCGAGCTCGGCGCTGCGGCAGTGTATTCGCCGTCCGAGCTCGCGGAGTCTGGCGTCCGCGCGCCCGTCGTGATCGAGGCCGCAGGCAATGCGCGCGCCTTCGAGACCGCGATCGCCGCGACCGCTCCGGGCGGCACGACCGTGACAGTGGGGCTTCCGGCGCCGAGTGCCACCGCATCCGTCTCCCCGCTCGGCCTCGTGGCCGAGGCGCGCACGATCGTTGGGAGCTACCTCGGTTCCGCGGTACCCGAGCGCGACATCCCGCGCTATGCCCAGCTGTGGCGCGAGGGCAAGTTGCCGGTCGAGAAGCTCATCTCCTCCCGCATCAGCCTTGAGGAGGTGAACGCGGGAATGGATGCGCTGGCCGACGGGAGCGCGATCCGCCAGGTCATCGTCTTCGGCGAGTAG
- a CDS encoding ABC transporter ATP-binding protein yields MGAVAALVGAVVSLLIPQVLRSLVDGPLAEGEVSGLWWAVGAVLALGALEAGMIWLRRWFVLVPGTHVEARMRDDFYARLQDLPVAFHDRWPSGQLLSRMSTDLGLIRRWLSFGIVLLVVNIVTVVIGFVLLLNLSWQLGLLFVICSIPLWIYTFAFENRYSRVARLSQDQAGDLATTVEESVHGIRVLKAFGRGRHALENFTKQAEELRGTEIEKARAIAGIWLWLLLVPDVTFALSLLAGVFLAVNGDLSVGGLVAFFATAAVLRWPVESIGFLLSMTFDTRTAVDRYFEVMDEVNPIVDPEHPSSAARGEGRLVFEDAHFRYQDAHPDSRDIVDGVSLELQPGETMALVGLTGCGKSTLTALTTRLYDLTGGRIVLDGVDIRDLSREQLRERVAMGFEEAILFSASVRENVLLGNPDASEEELREALDIAQADFVSALPDGLDTTVGEEGMSLSGGQRQRLALARAVGARPDVLVLDDPLSALDVDTEAAVEAGLRRVLAATTALIVAHRPSTVQLADRVALMRDGRIDDVGTHSELLARNEHYRFVISSLEVEQ; encoded by the coding sequence ATGGGCGCGGTCGCGGCGCTCGTGGGCGCGGTCGTCTCGCTGCTGATCCCGCAGGTGCTGCGCTCGCTCGTCGACGGGCCGCTCGCTGAGGGCGAGGTCTCCGGGCTGTGGTGGGCGGTCGGGGCCGTGCTCGCGCTGGGAGCGCTTGAGGCGGGGATGATCTGGCTTCGCCGCTGGTTCGTGCTCGTGCCGGGCACCCATGTCGAGGCACGGATGCGCGACGACTTCTATGCGCGCTTGCAAGACCTGCCCGTGGCCTTCCACGACCGCTGGCCGAGCGGGCAGCTGCTCTCGCGCATGTCGACCGACCTGGGGCTCATCCGTCGCTGGCTCTCCTTCGGCATCGTGCTGCTGGTCGTCAACATCGTGACGGTCGTGATCGGCTTCGTGCTGCTGCTGAACCTCAGCTGGCAGCTCGGGCTGCTTTTCGTTATCTGCTCGATCCCGCTCTGGATCTACACCTTCGCCTTCGAGAACAGGTACTCGCGGGTGGCGCGCCTCAGCCAGGATCAGGCCGGCGACCTGGCGACGACTGTCGAGGAATCGGTGCACGGCATCCGCGTCCTGAAGGCTTTCGGGCGCGGTCGGCACGCGCTGGAGAACTTCACGAAGCAGGCGGAGGAGCTGCGAGGCACCGAGATCGAGAAGGCCCGCGCGATCGCCGGCATCTGGCTGTGGCTCCTGCTGGTTCCGGATGTCACGTTCGCGCTGTCGCTCCTCGCCGGCGTGTTCCTCGCGGTGAACGGCGACCTCTCGGTCGGCGGGCTCGTCGCGTTCTTCGCGACCGCGGCGGTGCTGCGCTGGCCGGTCGAGTCGATCGGGTTCCTGCTCTCGATGACCTTCGACACCCGCACCGCGGTTGATCGCTACTTCGAGGTGATGGACGAGGTGAACCCCATCGTCGACCCCGAGCATCCCTCGTCGGCAGCTCGTGGTGAGGGCAGACTCGTGTTCGAGGATGCGCACTTCCGCTACCAGGATGCCCACCCAGATTCGCGCGACATCGTTGACGGGGTGAGCCTCGAGCTGCAGCCGGGCGAGACCATGGCGCTCGTCGGGTTGACGGGCTGCGGCAAGTCGACGCTGACGGCGCTGACGACCCGGCTCTACGACCTCACCGGGGGGCGCATCGTGCTCGACGGCGTCGACATCCGCGACCTGAGTCGCGAGCAGTTGCGCGAGCGCGTCGCGATGGGCTTCGAGGAGGCGATTCTCTTCTCGGCGAGCGTTCGCGAGAACGTGCTGCTGGGAAACCCGGATGCCTCAGAGGAGGAGCTGCGCGAGGCCCTCGACATCGCGCAGGCAGACTTCGTCTCCGCGCTGCCCGACGGGCTCGACACCACGGTCGGCGAGGAGGGCATGAGCCTCTCTGGTGGACAGCGTCAGCGCCTGGCCCTCGCCCGTGCCGTCGGGGCGAGGCCCGACGTGCTCGTGCTCGACGACCCGCTCTCGGCCCTCGATGTCGACACGGAGGCGGCCGTCGAGGCTGGCCTCCGCCGCGTCCTCGCGGCGACGACCGCGCTCATCGTGGCGCACCGCCCCTCGACCGTGCAGCTTGCCGACCGGGTCGCGCTCATGCGTGACGGCCGCATCGACGATGTCGGCACCCACTCCGAGCTGTTGGCCCGTAACGAGCACTATCGCTTCGTGATCTCGTCCCTGGAGGTGGAGCAGTGA